Proteins from a genomic interval of Uloborus diversus isolate 005 chromosome 4, Udiv.v.3.1, whole genome shotgun sequence:
- the LOC129219850 gene encoding dynamin-1-like protein: protein MEALIPVMNKLHDVFHTLGTDSIQLPQIVVVGTQSSGKSSVLESLVGRDFLPRGAGIVTRRPLILQLIYVTEDDETVRSAEEGTLGLKEWGKFLHTRSKIYSDFDEIRKEIEAETERMSGSNKGICSEPINLKIYSPHVVNLTLVDLPGITKVPVGDQPEDIEIQIRQLIFQHISNPNAIILAVTPANTDFATSESLKLARECDLDGQRTLAVVTKLDLMDAGTDAVDVLCGKIIPVKLGIIGVVNRSQQDIINKKSIEEAIKDEAIFLQRKYPGLASRNGTAFLAKTLNRLLMQHIRDCLPDLKTRVNIMISQYQSLLNSCGEATVDQGQTLLQIITKFASAYCATIEGTARNIETSELCGGARICFIFHETFGRTLDIIDPLSGLTAWDILTAIRNATGTRPALFVPEVAFELLVKRQIRRLLDPSLHCVELVHEEMQRIIQHCGLEVQQEIIRFPKLHEQIVDVVTHLLRRRLPATNAMVENLVAIELSYINTKHPDFHKDTALVHSLVKQLEESGRKRVDSSSKIIPSESNCFETNENNDRFSDFKKYSKISSSLYSLGKLSGSDSNLQGPVSTWMSQAGDLFNLNAKSESNKEPASKVPPEASSSLNSAVCPSPVKAVNLLPEVPNITSRKLSAKEKKDCELIERLIHSYFMIVRKNIQDSVPKAVMHFLVNYVRDNLQSELVTHLYKHDNFSTLLQESDHIAIRRKETAEMLKALQKANLIIGEIRETHMW from the coding sequence TTAGGAACAGATTCCATTCAGCTGCCGCAAATAGTAGTCGTTGGAACGCAAAGCTCGGGCAAAAGTTCGGTTCTTGAAAGTTTAGTTGGACGGGATTTTCTTCCTCGAGGAGCAGGTATAGTTACTCGTCGCCCATTGATATTGCAACTGATTTATGTCACAGAAGATGATGAAACCGTCCGCTCTGCTGAGGAAGGAACTTTAGGTCTGAAAGAGTGGGGTAAATTCCTACACACAAGATCTAAAATTTACTCTGATTTTGATGAGATCAGAAAAGAAATTGAAGCAGAAACAGAAAGAATGAGTGGATCAAATAAAGGAATTTGCTCAGAACCAATTAATCTGAAGATTTATTCTCCTCATGTAGTCAATTTAACACTTGTAGATTTACCAGGAATTACCAAAGTTCCTGTTGGGGATCAGCCAGAAGATATTGAAATCCAAATCAGACAACTCATTTTTCAGCATATTAGTAACCCAAATGCAATTATATTAGCAGTTACTCCTGCAAATACAGATTTTGCTACATCGGAATCCTTAAAGCTAGCAAGGGAGTGTGATTTGGATGGACAACGTACATTAGCTGTTGTAACAAAATTGGACCTCATGGATGCCGGTACTGATGCTGTTGACGTGTTGTGCGGAAAGATTATTCCAGTTAAGTTGGGTATAATAGGAGTTGTTAATCGTTCGCAGCAGGATATTATAAACAAGAAAAGTATTGAAGAAGCAATTAAGGATGAAGCTATTTTTCTTCAGAGAAAATACCCAGGATTAGCTTCTAGAAATGGAACTGCCTTCCTTGCTAAAACTCTAAACAGACTTTTGATGCAGCACATTAGGGATTGCCTCCCAGATCTCAAAACCAGAGTCAACATTATGATATCTCAGTATCAGTCGCTTTTGAATTCTTGTGGAGAAGCGACTGTTGATCAAGGTCAGACTTTGCTACAAATTATCACCAAATTTGCCTCGGCCTATTGCGCCACGATCGAAGGCACAGCACGCAATATTGAGACAAGTGAACTGTGCGGAGGAGCTCGAAtttgcttcatttttcatgaaaccTTTGGCCGCACATTGGACATCATAGACCCACTTAGTGGACTGACAGCATGGGACATCTTAACCGCCATTCGAAATGCGACCGGAACAAGGCCGGCCTTGTTCGTTCCTGAAGTGGCATTCGAACTTCTTGTTAAACGACAAATCAGAAGGTTATTGGATCCGAGCTTACATTGTGTTGAGCTTGTGCATGAGGAAATGCAGCGCATAATCCAGCACTGTGGACTCGAAGTTCAGCAGGAAATTATCCGTTTTCCGAAATTGCATGAGCAAATAGTTGATGTCGTTACGCACTTACTCAGGCGTCGCTTACCTGCTACTAATGCCATGGTAGAAAATCTTGTTGCGATTGAACTGTCATACATCAATACAAAGCATCCGGATTTTCATAAAGATACTGCACTTGTGCATTCTTTGGTTAAACAGTTGGAAGAGAGTGGACGTAAGCGCGTGGATAGCAGTTCGAAAATCATCCCTTCTGAATctaattgttttgaaacaaatgaaaataatgatagattcTCGGATTTcaagaaatattcaaaaatatcttCAAGCCTGTATTCTTTGGGTAAGCTGAGTGGCAGTGATTCAAATCTACAGGGTCCTGTAAGTACATGGATGAGCCAGGCCGGAGATTTGTTTAATTTGAACGCCAAATCCGAATCAAATAAAGAACCTGCCTCTAAAGTACCTCCTGAGGCTTCCAGCTCCCTGAACAGTGCAGTCTGCCCAAGTCCAGTTAAAGCTGTTAATTTATTGCCAGAAGTTCCTAATATTACTTCAAGAAAACTATCAGCAAAGGAAAAGAAGGACTGTGAGCTTATTGAACGCTTGATCCACTCATATTTCATGATCGTACGGAAAAATATTCAAGACTCTGTTCCGAAGGCTGTAATGCATTTTTTGGTGAATTATGTACGTGACAATCTGCAGAGTGAACTTGTCACTCATTTGTATAAACATGACAATTTCTCTACCTTGTTACAAGAATCGGATCATATTGCAATCAGGCGCAAAGAGACGGCAGAAATGTTGAAAGCCCTACAGAAGGCTAATTTGATCATAGGAGAAATAAGAGAAACTCATATGTGGtag